The following proteins are co-located in the Hydrogenophaga sp. RAC07 genome:
- a CDS encoding 4Fe-4S dicluster domain-containing protein produces the protein MQKVLHINPDKCTGCLQCEMACSFENYGTYATSKSRIKVFDFHHTGKKVPYTCTQCDEAWCLHACPVEAITVDKMTGAKVVNETTCVGCKVCTIACPFGTINYVQETGKVQKCDLCGGEPACAEACPTAAITFIDANWTGMDKMKQWADKLGNQPSTAA, from the coding sequence ATGCAAAAAGTCCTTCACATCAACCCCGATAAATGCACCGGCTGCCTGCAGTGCGAAATGGCCTGTTCGTTCGAGAACTACGGGACCTACGCCACGTCGAAGTCGCGCATCAAGGTTTTTGACTTCCACCACACCGGCAAGAAAGTGCCCTACACCTGCACGCAGTGCGACGAGGCCTGGTGCCTGCACGCCTGCCCGGTGGAAGCGATCACCGTGGACAAGATGACCGGCGCCAAGGTGGTGAACGAGACCACCTGCGTGGGTTGCAAGGTCTGCACCATTGCCTGCCCGTTCGGCACCATCAACTACGTGCAGGAAACCGGCAAGGTCCAGAAGTGCGACCTGTGCGGTGGCGAGCCGGCCTGCGCCGAAGCCTGCCCCACGGCCGCCATCACGTTCATCGATGCGAACTGGACCGGCATGGACAAGATGAAGCAGTGGGCCGACAAGCTGGGCAACCAGCCGTCCACCGCCGCCTGA
- a CDS encoding aldehyde ferredoxin oxidoreductase family protein: MSWAGKILRVNLTAGTVKSEPLNTEWARSYIGSRGLGSKYLVSEVDPKVDPLSPENKIIWATGPLTGTMASTGGRYTVITKGPLTGAIACSNSGGYWGAELKMAGWDMIIFEGKSPKPVYLYINDDEAELRDAGHLWGQSVWKTEEVLKSSLQDPLVRVSSIGKAGENGVLYAAVVNDLHRAAGRSGVGAVMGSKNLKAIAVRGTKGVGNIRDPKAFMKTTFEKKKILAENAVTGQGLPAYGTQVLMNVINEMGALPTRNHRDVQFEGAKDISAEAMVTPRESDGKKHLVTNQACFGCTIACGRISKMDENHFTVKNKPQYWGANGGLEYEAAWALGAANGVNDLEALQYANLLCNEEGFDPISFGATVGAVMELYEMGVLTAEQLGIDAKFGSAQALAHFAEITARGEGFGKEIGMGSKRLTEKYGHPDLSMSVKGQEFPAYDGRAIQGIGLAYATSNRGACHLRGYTIASEVLGIPVKTDPVESEGKPELVKAFQDATAAFDSSGLCVFTTFAWGVADLAPQLQAACNEEFTTEELEKIGERIWNMEREFNNAAGFTSKDDSLPKRLLTEAAKTGASKGMVSKLPEMLPKYYAARGWDTEGRPTAETRARLSL, from the coding sequence ATGTCATGGGCTGGAAAAATCCTCCGCGTCAACCTGACCGCGGGCACCGTTAAATCCGAACCGCTGAACACCGAGTGGGCACGTTCCTACATCGGCTCGCGTGGGCTGGGCAGCAAGTACCTGGTGAGCGAGGTTGACCCCAAGGTCGACCCGCTGTCGCCCGAGAACAAGATCATCTGGGCCACCGGCCCCTTGACCGGCACCATGGCCTCCACCGGCGGCCGTTACACCGTGATCACCAAGGGCCCGCTGACCGGGGCCATTGCGTGTTCGAACTCGGGCGGCTACTGGGGCGCCGAGCTCAAGATGGCCGGCTGGGACATGATCATCTTCGAGGGCAAGTCTCCGAAGCCGGTCTATCTCTACATCAACGACGACGAGGCCGAGCTGCGCGACGCCGGCCACCTCTGGGGTCAGAGCGTGTGGAAGACCGAAGAGGTTCTCAAGTCCAGCCTGCAGGACCCGCTGGTGCGCGTGTCGAGCATCGGCAAGGCCGGTGAAAACGGCGTGCTGTACGCGGCGGTGGTGAACGACCTGCACCGAGCGGCCGGCCGTTCCGGCGTGGGCGCCGTCATGGGCAGCAAGAACCTGAAGGCCATTGCCGTGCGCGGCACCAAGGGCGTGGGCAACATCCGCGACCCCAAGGCCTTCATGAAGACCACCTTCGAGAAGAAGAAGATCCTGGCCGAGAACGCGGTGACGGGTCAGGGCCTGCCGGCCTACGGCACGCAGGTGCTCATGAACGTGATCAACGAGATGGGCGCACTGCCCACGCGCAATCACCGCGACGTGCAGTTCGAAGGCGCGAAGGACATCTCGGCCGAAGCCATGGTCACCCCGCGCGAGAGCGACGGCAAGAAGCACCTGGTGACCAACCAGGCCTGCTTCGGTTGCACCATTGCGTGCGGTCGCATCAGCAAGATGGACGAGAACCACTTCACCGTGAAGAACAAGCCGCAGTACTGGGGCGCCAACGGCGGCCTGGAGTACGAAGCGGCCTGGGCGCTGGGTGCTGCCAACGGCGTGAACGATCTGGAAGCACTGCAATACGCCAACCTGTTGTGCAACGAAGAAGGGTTTGATCCCATCAGCTTCGGTGCCACCGTGGGCGCGGTGATGGAGCTCTACGAAATGGGCGTGCTCACCGCCGAGCAGCTCGGCATCGACGCCAAGTTCGGTTCGGCGCAAGCCTTGGCCCACTTTGCCGAGATCACCGCGCGCGGCGAAGGCTTCGGCAAGGAGATCGGCATGGGCTCCAAGCGCCTGACCGAAAAATACGGCCACCCCGACCTGTCCATGAGCGTGAAGGGCCAGGAGTTCCCGGCCTACGACGGTCGCGCGATCCAGGGCATCGGCCTGGCGTACGCCACGAGCAACCGCGGCGCCTGCCACCTGCGCGGCTACACCATCGCGTCTGAAGTGCTGGGCATTCCGGTCAAGACCGATCCGGTCGAGAGCGAAGGCAAGCCGGAGCTGGTGAAGGCGTTCCAGGACGCCACCGCCGCGTTCGACTCCTCGGGCCTGTGCGTGTTCACCACCTTCGCCTGGGGCGTGGCCGATCTGGCACCGCAGCTGCAAGCCGCGTGCAACGAAGAGTTCACCACCGAAGAGCTGGAGAAGATCGGTGAGCGCATCTGGAACATGGAGCGCGAATTCAACAACGCCGCGGGCTTCACGTCCAAAGACGACAGCCTGCCCAAGCGCCTGCTGACCGAAGCGGCCAAGACCGGTGCTTCCAAAGGCATGGTCAGCAAGCTGCCCGAGATGCTGCCCAAGTACTACGCCGCACGCGGCTGGGACACCGAAGGCCGCCCCACCGCCGAGACCCGCGCGCGCTTGAGCCTGTAA
- a CDS encoding NAD(P)/FAD-dependent oxidoreductase, with product MHHVILGAGPAGVIAAETIRKHAPADTITLVGDEGEPPYSRMAIPYLLIGNVKETGTYLRKSLTHYTDLRIDQVPGRATAVDTTARTVTLDNGEKLGFDKLLIATGSHPVRPPIPGMDSPGVHPCWTLEDARAIMALAKPGARVLQMGAGFIGCIIMEALAARGVELSVVEMGDRMVPRMMGPTAGGMIRDWCEKKGVKVYTGTKVEAIEPASNESSSIVGKLASAMGLSSSEPATGLRVKLSGGQTVEADLVISATGVRPAIGFLKDSGITCLQGVLTDEHLQTNVPGVYAAGDCAEAFDKVSGKTIVSAIQPNAAEQARVAALNMVGQKADLKGVTQINVLDTLGLISTSFGNWEGVPGGEHAELTDKVSGRHLSLQFKDDVMVGCNSVGWTEHVGVMRGLVEGQVKLGEWKDRLMHDPTKLMDAYLASAQGQGQWAGAGDERRR from the coding sequence ATGCACCACGTCATCCTGGGCGCCGGACCCGCCGGGGTCATTGCCGCCGAGACCATCCGCAAGCATGCCCCCGCCGACACCATCACCCTGGTGGGTGACGAAGGTGAGCCGCCGTATTCGCGCATGGCCATTCCTTACTTGCTGATCGGCAACGTGAAGGAAACCGGCACCTACCTGCGCAAGAGCCTCACCCACTACACCGACCTGCGCATCGACCAGGTGCCCGGTCGCGCCACGGCGGTGGACACGACCGCGCGCACGGTGACGCTGGACAACGGTGAGAAGCTGGGCTTTGACAAACTGCTGATCGCCACCGGCTCGCACCCGGTGCGTCCACCCATTCCCGGCATGGACTCTCCGGGCGTTCACCCTTGCTGGACGCTGGAAGACGCGCGCGCCATCATGGCCCTGGCCAAGCCGGGTGCACGTGTGCTGCAGATGGGCGCAGGCTTCATCGGCTGCATCATCATGGAAGCCCTGGCCGCGCGCGGCGTGGAGCTGAGCGTGGTGGAAATGGGCGACCGCATGGTGCCGCGCATGATGGGGCCCACGGCCGGCGGCATGATCCGCGACTGGTGCGAAAAAAAGGGCGTGAAGGTCTACACCGGCACCAAGGTCGAGGCGATCGAGCCCGCCAGCAACGAGTCCAGCAGCATCGTCGGCAAGCTGGCCAGTGCCATGGGCCTGAGCTCGTCGGAGCCCGCCACGGGCCTGCGTGTGAAGCTCTCGGGCGGACAGACGGTGGAGGCCGATCTGGTGATCAGTGCCACCGGCGTGCGTCCGGCCATCGGCTTCCTGAAGGACTCCGGCATCACCTGCCTGCAGGGTGTGCTCACCGATGAACACCTGCAGACCAATGTGCCCGGCGTCTATGCCGCCGGTGACTGTGCAGAGGCCTTCGACAAGGTCAGCGGCAAGACCATCGTGAGCGCGATCCAGCCCAACGCGGCCGAGCAGGCGCGCGTGGCCGCGCTCAACATGGTGGGGCAGAAGGCCGACCTCAAGGGCGTGACGCAGATCAACGTGCTCGACACGCTGGGGCTGATTTCCACCAGCTTCGGCAACTGGGAAGGTGTGCCCGGTGGCGAACACGCCGAACTCACCGACAAGGTCAGTGGCCGCCACCTGAGTCTGCAATTCAAGGACGACGTGATGGTGGGCTGCAACTCGGTGGGGTGGACCGAACACGTGGGCGTGATGCGCGGTCTGGTCGAAGGCCAGGTGAAGCTGGGCGAGTGGAAGGACCGCCTGATGCACGACCCGACGAAGTTGATGGATGCCTACCTGGCGAGTGCACAGGGTCAAGGTCAATGGGCGGGCGCCGGCGATGAACGCCGCCGCTGA
- the thiS gene encoding sulfur carrier protein ThiS — MNITFKLFATLTDYLPPEARRSNQVSLDIDPATPISQIIEPFGLPPKLVHLVLVNGKYVQPEERMRATLVEGDVLAIWPPIAGG, encoded by the coding sequence ATGAACATCACCTTCAAACTGTTTGCCACGCTCACCGACTACCTGCCCCCCGAAGCCCGGCGCAGCAACCAGGTGTCGCTGGACATCGATCCGGCCACGCCCATCAGCCAGATCATCGAACCCTTCGGCCTGCCGCCCAAGCTGGTGCATCTGGTGCTGGTCAACGGCAAGTACGTCCAGCCCGAAGAGCGCATGAGGGCCACGCTGGTCGAAGGCGACGTGCTGGCCATCTGGCCGCCGATTGCGGGAGGCTGA
- a CDS encoding flavodoxin family protein produces MTDIRKGQAPATLERASFAERFRALFLDPAFRAEDSGIARLETIAWDAYQEGRKAPFTEKAGAGYADPAYDLSVEWVATKARIDAAQARWALADTPTRALLVCGSARNDGTCPGEISKSFRLTQIAREALEATGVECDVLDLSLLTSEYRLHIHPCKGCVSTAMPLCHWPCSCYPNHALGQTHDWMAEIYERWTAAHAVLIVTPVYWYQSPSPLKLMIDRLVCADGGNPDPTSTGGKKAELAKTLEMAGWDYPKHLAGRAYGVVVHGDVAGIEGSRRSLCDWLDWMGFVDAGAVARLDRYIGYYEPYATSHEALDRDLDVQEETRQAAQALAAVTADLRAGRLQALQPERARPRPK; encoded by the coding sequence ATGACCGACATCCGCAAAGGACAGGCCCCCGCCACGCTGGAGCGCGCGTCGTTCGCCGAGCGCTTTCGCGCCCTCTTCCTCGACCCGGCGTTCCGCGCCGAAGACAGCGGCATCGCGCGTCTGGAGACGATCGCCTGGGACGCCTACCAAGAAGGCCGCAAGGCGCCTTTCACAGAAAAGGCGGGAGCGGGCTACGCCGATCCGGCGTACGACCTGTCCGTCGAATGGGTGGCCACCAAAGCCCGCATCGACGCCGCGCAGGCGCGCTGGGCGCTGGCCGACACACCCACCCGCGCGCTGCTGGTCTGCGGCTCGGCGCGCAACGACGGCACCTGCCCCGGCGAGATTTCCAAGAGCTTTCGACTCACGCAGATCGCACGCGAAGCCTTGGAAGCCACCGGCGTGGAATGCGATGTGCTCGACCTGAGCCTGCTCACCTCCGAATACCGCCTGCACATCCATCCCTGCAAGGGCTGCGTGTCCACCGCCATGCCGCTGTGCCACTGGCCCTGCAGCTGCTACCCCAACCATGCGCTGGGCCAGACGCACGACTGGATGGCAGAGATCTACGAACGCTGGACCGCCGCGCACGCGGTGCTCATCGTCACGCCGGTGTACTGGTATCAGAGCCCGAGCCCGCTCAAGCTGATGATCGACCGCCTGGTGTGTGCCGACGGCGGCAACCCGGACCCGACTTCCACCGGCGGCAAGAAGGCCGAACTGGCCAAGACGCTGGAGATGGCGGGTTGGGACTACCCCAAGCACCTGGCAGGCCGGGCCTACGGCGTGGTGGTGCATGGCGACGTGGCGGGCATCGAGGGTTCACGCCGTTCGCTGTGCGACTGGCTCGATTGGATGGGTTTTGTCGATGCCGGCGCGGTGGCCCGGCTGGACCGTTACATCGGCTACTACGAACCCTACGCCACCAGCCACGAAGCGCTGGACCGCGACCTCGACGTTCAGGAGGAAACGCGCCAGGCGGCCCAGGCACTGGCTGCGGTGACGGCCGATTTGCGCGCCGGCCGGCTGCAGGCCTTGCAGCCTGAACGCGCCAGACCCAGGCCCAAGTGA
- a CDS encoding NIPSNAP family protein: MTFTPIESPLVELRRYRLHPGQRDTLIDLFDREFVEPQEALGMRVIGQFRELDDPDRFVWLRGFADMPARRAALEAFYGGPVWLDHRNAANATMVDWRDVFLLRPAWPGAGIDNWPGERATPGATGISPGLLDATVFPLRQPASDELLAVCRDVLSPVLRQGGARRMAWYVNETRPNDFAQLPVRESEPVLVGLALFDDLASFEAFARSGAWTRDAQPALTPWLAGSAESHRLVPTARSALHA; this comes from the coding sequence ATGACCTTCACACCCATCGAATCGCCGCTGGTTGAACTGCGCCGCTACAGGCTGCACCCCGGCCAGCGCGACACCTTGATCGATCTCTTCGATCGCGAATTCGTCGAACCCCAGGAGGCACTGGGCATGCGCGTGATCGGCCAGTTCCGCGAGCTGGACGACCCGGATCGTTTCGTCTGGCTGCGCGGTTTTGCGGACATGCCCGCACGGCGCGCCGCGCTGGAAGCGTTCTACGGCGGTCCCGTCTGGCTCGATCACCGCAACGCGGCCAACGCCACCATGGTCGACTGGCGCGATGTGTTCCTGCTGCGCCCGGCCTGGCCCGGAGCGGGCATCGACAACTGGCCCGGCGAACGCGCAACGCCGGGGGCCACCGGCATCTCGCCCGGCCTGCTGGATGCCACTGTGTTCCCCCTGCGCCAGCCCGCCAGCGACGAGCTCCTGGCCGTGTGCCGGGACGTGCTCTCGCCCGTGCTGCGACAGGGTGGTGCGCGCCGCATGGCCTGGTACGTCAACGAGACGCGGCCCAACGACTTTGCGCAACTGCCGGTGCGCGAAAGCGAGCCGGTGCTGGTGGGCCTGGCACTGTTCGACGACCTCGCCAGCTTCGAGGCCTTTGCCCGCAGCGGTGCCTGGACGCGCGACGCACAACCGGCGCTGACACCCTGGCTGGCGGGCTCCGCTGAAAGCCACCGCCTCGTTCCCACCGCACGCTCGGCCCTGCACGCATGA
- a CDS encoding helix-turn-helix transcriptional regulator, translated as MKASRLLSILMLLQARGRLTAGALAQNLEVSERTVLRDIDQLSAAGVPIWGERGRQGGFQLREGWSTQLTGMTEPEANALLLAGLPGAATELGLGAAAASARLKMVASLPGEWREQAERVGQRLHIDPVDWYRTQDAPRFLREAADAVWRARRIEVRYESWRGKTQRTLEPLGLVLKAGAWYLVASAVDTPTRGDGVRTYRLASVLGLTVGASFRRPRDFDLARVWLASAARFESELRSLAVRVRASARCMTWLANARIPFSDQAGDEITIRVESIEQGARQLLALGDEIEVLAPPALLERMAQQAGSVLALYRP; from the coding sequence ATGAAAGCCAGCCGCCTGCTCTCCATCCTGATGCTGCTGCAGGCGCGCGGCCGTTTGACGGCGGGTGCCTTGGCGCAGAACCTGGAGGTGTCTGAACGCACGGTGCTGCGCGACATCGACCAGCTCTCGGCGGCCGGCGTGCCGATCTGGGGCGAGCGCGGTCGCCAGGGTGGTTTTCAGTTGCGCGAAGGCTGGAGCACGCAACTGACCGGCATGACCGAACCCGAGGCCAACGCGCTGTTGCTCGCCGGCCTGCCCGGGGCGGCCACCGAGCTGGGCCTGGGTGCTGCTGCCGCGTCGGCCCGCCTGAAAATGGTGGCCAGCCTGCCCGGCGAGTGGCGCGAACAGGCCGAGCGTGTGGGCCAGCGTCTGCACATCGACCCGGTGGACTGGTACCGCACGCAGGACGCGCCGCGTTTCCTGCGCGAGGCGGCCGATGCGGTCTGGCGCGCGCGGCGCATCGAGGTGCGTTACGAGAGCTGGCGTGGCAAGACGCAGCGCACGCTGGAGCCTTTGGGACTGGTGCTCAAGGCGGGCGCCTGGTACCTGGTGGCAAGCGCGGTGGACACCCCAACCCGGGGGGACGGTGTGCGCACCTACCGGTTGGCCAGCGTGCTCGGATTGACCGTGGGGGCCAGCTTCAGGCGCCCCAGGGACTTTGATCTCGCCCGCGTCTGGCTGGCTTCGGCCGCGCGTTTCGAATCGGAGCTGCGATCCCTGGCCGTGCGCGTGCGCGCGTCGGCGCGTTGCATGACATGGCTGGCCAATGCACGAATCCCCTTCTCCGATCAGGCCGGTGATGAAATCACGATCCGCGTGGAGTCCATCGAGCAGGGCGCTCGGCAGTTGCTCGCCTTAGGCGATGAAATCGAGGTGTTGGCGCCTCCCGCACTGCTCGAACGCATGGCGCAGCAGGCGGGCTCGGTGCTGGCCTTGTACCGGCCCTAG
- the crcB gene encoding fluoride efflux transporter CrcB, whose product MNTLPSVIAICLGACVGALARWRLGLWLSAPGALLPWGTLAANWIGAYAIGLAFAFFHALPQLDPVWRLAIVTGLLGALTTFSTFSIEVITLLQQGRVLMAGGVAGLHLFGSLLLTWLGLRTAALWWSPA is encoded by the coding sequence ATGAACACCCTGCCCAGCGTCATCGCCATCTGCCTGGGCGCCTGCGTGGGCGCGCTGGCCCGCTGGCGGCTGGGCCTTTGGCTCAGCGCCCCCGGCGCATTGCTGCCCTGGGGAACGCTGGCGGCCAACTGGATCGGTGCCTACGCCATCGGCCTGGCTTTCGCGTTCTTCCACGCACTGCCGCAACTGGACCCGGTCTGGCGACTGGCCATCGTCACCGGGCTGCTGGGCGCGCTCACCACCTTCTCCACGTTTTCCATCGAAGTGATCACGCTGCTGCAACAAGGCCGCGTGCTGATGGCCGGCGGTGTGGCGGGGCTGCACCTGTTCGGCTCGCTGCTGCTGACCTGGCTCGGCCTGCGCACAGCCGCTCTCTGGTGGTCGCCCGCCTAG
- a CDS encoding recombination-associated protein RdgC, producing the protein MFKNVTIYRIAPGWSATVADMEAALDAARFKPCGATQDKSVGWVEPRGEAHGPLVESVAGQRILKLQIETKGVPGSVVKKKAQEEADHIEATTGRKPGKKETKALREDALLSLLPQAFARQMNVWVWIDLENGWLVTDASSQGKLDEVVTALVRAFDGLVITLLQTAVTPQTAMTQWLSATTPDEWPGGFAVERECELKSGDEEKSSVKFTRHNLATDEVRQHITEGKLPTRLALSWEGRIGFLLTESLQLKKINFLEGVFDGRPDEGENGFDADVALSTGELQKLLPELVEALGGEMAFGAAPAGDAAAAPQPAGVTADSGDEGPPF; encoded by the coding sequence GTGTTCAAGAATGTGACGATCTACCGCATCGCGCCCGGCTGGAGCGCGACGGTGGCAGACATGGAGGCCGCGCTCGACGCGGCCCGCTTCAAGCCCTGCGGCGCCACGCAGGACAAATCGGTCGGTTGGGTGGAACCGCGCGGCGAGGCCCATGGCCCGCTGGTGGAGTCGGTGGCAGGGCAGCGCATCCTCAAGCTCCAGATCGAGACCAAGGGTGTGCCCGGCTCGGTGGTGAAAAAGAAGGCGCAGGAAGAAGCCGACCACATCGAGGCCACCACCGGCCGCAAGCCCGGCAAGAAGGAAACAAAAGCCCTGCGCGAAGACGCGCTGCTGTCTCTGCTGCCCCAGGCGTTTGCGCGGCAGATGAACGTGTGGGTGTGGATCGATCTGGAGAACGGCTGGCTGGTGACCGACGCCAGCAGCCAGGGCAAACTCGACGAGGTGGTAACGGCCCTGGTGCGCGCCTTTGACGGCCTCGTCATCACCCTGCTGCAGACCGCCGTGACGCCACAGACCGCCATGACGCAATGGTTGTCTGCCACCACGCCGGACGAATGGCCGGGCGGCTTCGCGGTGGAACGCGAATGCGAGCTGAAATCGGGCGACGAGGAAAAGTCGTCGGTGAAATTCACCCGCCACAACCTCGCCACCGACGAGGTGCGCCAGCACATCACCGAGGGCAAACTGCCCACGCGCCTGGCGCTGAGCTGGGAAGGCCGCATCGGCTTCCTGCTCACGGAATCGCTGCAGCTGAAAAAGATCAACTTCCTCGAAGGCGTGTTCGACGGCCGGCCCGACGAAGGTGAGAACGGTTTTGACGCCGACGTGGCCCTGTCCACCGGCGAGCTGCAGAAGCTGCTGCCCGAACTGGTGGAAGCGTTGGGTGGCGAGATGGCCTTTGGTGCCGCGCCCGCCGGTGACGCTGCGGCTGCGCCCCAACCCGCCGGCGTGACCGCCGACAGCGGCGACGAAGGCCCGCCCTTCTGA
- a CDS encoding TRAP transporter large permease, protein MNELLVTSLLIVALFALLGSGVWIGLTLAGVAWIGMEMFSSRPAGDAMAITIWGSASSWTLTALPLFVWMGEILFRTKLSESMFRGLAPWVNALPGRLLHTNILGSTIFAAVSGSSAATCATIGKMSIPELTKRGYPPEKIVGSLGGASTLGLLIPPSIIMIVYGVAAEVSIAKLFVAGVLPGLMLAGLFSGHLMIWALLNPKQVPKSDVNMTLAQKLSESRHLIPVILLIGGVIGTIYTGIATATEAAAVGVVGALILSGAQGSLTRATFASSLLGATRLYCMIALILAGAAFLTLAMGYIGLPRHLAEFVTSLGLSPGVLLLALALFYIVLGCFLDGISMIVLTMGVILPTVTAAGIDLIWFGIFVVIVVEMAQITPPVGFNLFVLQGMTKREITWIAKVCMPYFFLMVLAIMLLWWFPQIVTWLPSRM, encoded by the coding sequence ATGAATGAACTGCTCGTCACCTCGCTGCTGATCGTGGCGCTGTTTGCCCTGCTGGGCAGCGGCGTGTGGATCGGCCTCACGCTAGCGGGCGTGGCCTGGATCGGCATGGAGATGTTTTCGTCGCGCCCTGCGGGCGATGCCATGGCCATCACCATCTGGGGCTCGGCCAGCAGCTGGACGCTGACCGCCTTGCCGCTGTTCGTGTGGATGGGCGAGATCCTGTTCCGCACCAAGTTGTCGGAAAGCATGTTCCGGGGTCTCGCACCCTGGGTCAACGCATTGCCGGGCCGGCTGCTGCACACCAACATCCTGGGCAGCACCATCTTTGCGGCGGTCTCGGGCTCGTCGGCCGCCACCTGCGCCACCATCGGCAAGATGAGCATCCCCGAGCTCACCAAGCGGGGCTATCCGCCGGAGAAGATCGTCGGCTCGCTCGGTGGCGCCAGCACGCTGGGCCTGCTGATTCCGCCCTCGATCATCATGATCGTCTACGGCGTGGCGGCCGAGGTGTCGATCGCAAAGCTGTTCGTGGCAGGTGTCTTGCCCGGCCTCATGCTGGCGGGCCTGTTCAGCGGCCACCTGATGATCTGGGCCCTGCTCAACCCGAAACAGGTGCCCAAGAGCGACGTGAACATGACGCTGGCGCAGAAGCTGAGCGAGTCGCGCCACCTGATCCCCGTGATCCTGCTCATCGGCGGTGTCATCGGCACCATCTACACCGGCATCGCCACCGCCACCGAAGCGGCGGCCGTGGGCGTGGTGGGCGCACTCATCCTCTCGGGCGCGCAGGGCTCGCTCACCCGGGCCACGTTCGCCAGTTCGCTGCTGGGTGCCACGCGCCTGTATTGCATGATCGCGCTGATCCTCGCGGGTGCGGCCTTCCTCACGCTGGCCATGGGCTACATCGGACTGCCACGGCACCTGGCCGAGTTCGTCACCAGCCTGGGGCTCTCACCCGGGGTGCTGCTGCTGGCACTGGCGCTGTTCTACATCGTGCTGGGCTGTTTTCTGGACGGCATCTCCATGATCGTGCTGACCATGGGCGTGATCCTGCCCACGGTCACCGCCGCCGGCATCGACCTGATCTGGTTCGGCATCTTCGTGGTGATCGTGGTCGAGATGGCACAGATCACGCCGCCCGTGGGTTTCAACCTGTTTGTGCTGCAAGGCATGACCAAACGCGAGATCACCTGGATCGCCAAGGTCTGCATGCCCTACTTCTTCCTGATGGTGCTGGCCATCATGCTGTTGTGGTGGTTTCCGCAAATCGTGACCTGGCTGCCCTCCCGGATGTGA
- a CDS encoding TRAP transporter small permease, translating into MRKFLDSLYLGAAWLAALFMIGVLVMVLLSMLGRMLQFYVPGTDAYAGYAMAGAGFLALAHTLKSGEHIRVTLIIGKLTGGARRGLELWSLSVAVLLAGLLAFYAWRLSWQSHQFHDISTSADATPLWIPQILMAVGTTVMLIAFIDEWVLEFQRKRSHDSVETRHE; encoded by the coding sequence ATGCGCAAATTCCTCGATTCCCTCTACCTCGGCGCGGCCTGGCTGGCCGCGCTGTTCATGATCGGCGTGCTGGTCATGGTGTTGCTCTCCATGCTGGGGCGCATGCTCCAGTTCTACGTGCCCGGCACCGACGCCTACGCCGGCTACGCGATGGCCGGCGCGGGCTTTCTGGCGCTGGCGCACACGCTCAAGAGCGGCGAACACATCCGCGTGACGCTGATCATCGGCAAGCTCACGGGCGGCGCCCGGCGCGGGCTGGAGCTGTGGTCGCTCTCGGTGGCGGTGTTGCTGGCCGGCCTGCTCGCGTTTTACGCCTGGCGCCTGTCGTGGCAATCGCATCAGTTCCACGACATCTCCACCTCGGCCGACGCCACGCCGTTGTGGATTCCGCAGATCCTCATGGCCGTGGGCACCACGGTAATGCTGATCGCCTTCATTGACGAGTGGGTGCTGGAATTCCAGCGCAAACGCTCACACGACAGCGTGGAGACCCGCCATGAATGA